One genomic window of Oryctolagus cuniculus chromosome 11, mOryCun1.1, whole genome shotgun sequence includes the following:
- the MAFF gene encoding transcription factor MafF isoform X2: MSVDPLSSKALKIKRELSENTPHLSDEALMGLSVRELNRNLRGLSAEEVTRLKQRRRTLKNRGYAASCRVKRVCQKEELQKQKSELEREVDKLARENAAMRLELDALRGKCEALQGFARSVAAARGPAALVAPASVITIVKSAPAPGPGPAPGPGPASCSS; the protein is encoded by the coding sequence ATCAAGCGCGAGCTGAGCGAGAACACGCCGCACCTGTCGGACGAGGCGCTGATGGGGCTGTCGGTGCGCGAGCTGAACCGGAACCTGCGCGGGCTCTCGGCCGAGGAGGTGACGCGGCTCAAGCAGCGGCGCCGCACGCTCAAGAACCGCGGCTACGCCGCCAGCTGCCGCGTGAAGCGCGTGTGCCAGAAGGAGGAGCTGCAGAAGCAGAAGTCGGAGCTGGAGCGCGAGGTGGACAAGCTGGCGCGCGAGAACGCCGCCATGCGCCTGGAGCTCGACGCGCTGCGCGGCAAGTGCGAGGCGCTGCAgggcttcgcgcgctccgtggCCGCCGCGCGCGGGCCCGCCGCGCTCGTGGCGCCCGCCAGCGTCATCACCATCGTCAAGTCCgcgccggcccccggccccggcccggcccccggccccggccccgcctcctgctcctcctag